The following are encoded in a window of Halorarum salinum genomic DNA:
- a CDS encoding translation initiation factor IF-2 subunit gamma, whose protein sequence is MVTEKTQPEVNIGLVGHVDHGKTTLVQALSGSWTDQHSEEMKRGISIRLGYADATLRKCPECDEPEAFTVEERCPEHDVETEVLRTVSFVDAPGHETLMATMLSGASIMDGAVLVVSATEDVPQAQTEEHLMALDIIGIENIVVAQNKIDLVGSERARENYAQIQEFVEGTVAEGAPIVPISAGQGINVDVLIGALEEEIPTPDRDETLPPRMYVARSFDINRPGTTADELLGGVLGGSLSQGTLEAGDELELRPGREVEEGGQTEHRPIETSVRSLQAGGRSVEKVSPGGLLGVGTGLDPSLTKGDALAGQVAGEPGSLPPTREAFEMGVELLDRVVGEGEVEEISTGEPLMLTVGTATTVGAVTSAREGECEVSLKRPVCAESGAKIAINRRMGARWRLIGVGTLR, encoded by the coding sequence ATGGTGACGGAGAAAACACAACCGGAGGTGAACATCGGACTCGTCGGCCACGTGGACCACGGGAAGACGACCCTCGTGCAGGCGCTCTCGGGGTCGTGGACCGACCAGCACAGCGAGGAGATGAAGCGCGGCATCTCAATCAGGCTGGGATACGCCGACGCGACGCTACGCAAGTGTCCCGAGTGCGACGAGCCCGAAGCGTTCACCGTCGAGGAGAGGTGCCCGGAACACGACGTCGAGACCGAGGTCCTTCGGACCGTCTCGTTCGTCGACGCGCCGGGCCACGAGACGCTGATGGCGACGATGCTGTCCGGCGCGTCCATCATGGACGGCGCCGTCCTGGTGGTGTCGGCCACCGAGGACGTGCCCCAGGCCCAGACCGAGGAGCACCTGATGGCGCTGGACATCATCGGCATCGAGAACATCGTCGTCGCCCAGAACAAGATCGACCTCGTGGGCTCCGAGCGCGCCCGCGAGAACTACGCGCAGATCCAGGAGTTCGTCGAGGGGACGGTCGCCGAGGGCGCGCCGATCGTCCCCATCAGCGCCGGACAGGGGATCAACGTCGACGTGCTCATCGGGGCGCTCGAGGAGGAGATCCCGACGCCCGACCGGGACGAGACGCTCCCCCCGCGGATGTACGTCGCGCGGTCGTTCGACATCAACCGGCCCGGCACGACCGCCGACGAGTTGCTCGGGGGCGTGCTCGGCGGGTCGCTCTCGCAGGGCACCCTCGAGGCGGGCGACGAGCTCGAACTCCGGCCCGGCCGCGAGGTCGAGGAGGGCGGCCAGACCGAGCACCGGCCCATCGAGACGAGCGTGCGTTCGCTCCAGGCCGGCGGCCGGTCGGTCGAGAAGGTCAGCCCCGGCGGTCTGCTCGGGGTCGGCACGGGTCTGGATCCGAGCCTGACGAAGGGCGACGCGCTCGCGGGGCAGGTCGCAGGCGAACCCGGAAGCCTGCCGCCGACGCGTGAGGCGTTCGAGATGGGGGTCGAACTGCTCGACCGCGTCGTCGGCGAGGGCGAGGTCGAGGAGATCTCGACCGGCGAGCCGCTGATGCTCACGGTCGGCACCGCGACCACCGTGGGCGCGGTCACGAGCGCCCGAGAGGGCGAGTGCGAGGTGTCGCTGAAGCGCCCCGTCTGTGCGGAGTCGGGCGCGAAGATCGCGATCAACCGACGGATGGGCGCCCGCTGGCGGCTCATCGGCGTCGGGACGCTGCGGTAG
- a CDS encoding PIN domain-containing protein, producing the protein MMPVECGVRVFEELDRLVTDPDPVVPRAVVAELENLSEGAGEEATAASVGRDLAERCRVVETHERYADDAVVELARREFDGYVVTNDAPLRERLAERGVRVICLRGANTLAVTER; encoded by the coding sequence ATGATGCCGGTCGAGTGCGGCGTCCGCGTGTTCGAGGAACTGGACCGACTGGTGACCGACCCCGATCCGGTCGTCCCGCGGGCGGTCGTCGCGGAATTGGAGAACCTGTCCGAGGGTGCGGGCGAGGAGGCGACGGCGGCGTCGGTCGGCCGCGACCTCGCGGAGCGCTGTCGGGTGGTCGAGACGCACGAACGGTACGCCGACGACGCCGTCGTCGAACTCGCCCGACGCGAGTTCGACGGCTACGTGGTCACGAACGACGCTCCCTTGCGCGAGCGCCTCGCCGAACGGGGCGTTCGCGTAATCTGTTTAAGGGGCGCGAACACACTGGCGGTAACAGAGCGATAA
- a CDS encoding DUF2173 family protein — translation MDVSNGGSLPTLKELLEIDGVVAAGEFSPAGSLVDYETNVGLSEEVAANAAQFCASVSMLFDTLADAFGETSGMEWTPQRGWAYSGGKYTVAVGGDRGVFAETGEADFDDLFAALVGSR, via the coding sequence ATGGACGTGAGTAACGGAGGATCGCTCCCGACCCTGAAGGAGTTGCTCGAGATCGACGGCGTGGTCGCGGCGGGCGAGTTCTCGCCGGCCGGATCGCTCGTCGACTACGAGACGAACGTGGGCCTGTCCGAGGAGGTGGCCGCGAACGCGGCACAGTTCTGCGCGTCGGTTTCGATGCTGTTCGACACGCTCGCCGACGCGTTCGGCGAGACGAGCGGCATGGAGTGGACGCCACAGCGGGGATGGGCGTACTCCGGCGGGAAGTACACGGTCGCGGTCGGCGGCGACCGCGGGGTCTTCGCCGAGACCGGGGAGGCCGACTTCGACGACCTGTTCGCCGCGCTCGTCGGGTCGAGGTAG
- a CDS encoding 30S ribosomal protein S24e, translating into MDIDIISEEENPMLHRTDVRFEIVHEDATPARLQVRDSLAAKLDKDAAEVVVHELNTKFGMRRTVGYAKVYETAEDAEDVEQDYMLDRNAIGADEDAEAEEA; encoded by the coding sequence ATGGATATCGACATCATCTCCGAGGAGGAGAACCCCATGCTGCACCGCACTGACGTCCGCTTCGAGATCGTTCACGAGGACGCCACCCCCGCGCGCCTGCAGGTGCGCGACTCGCTGGCGGCGAAACTCGACAAGGACGCCGCCGAGGTCGTCGTCCACGAACTGAACACGAAGTTCGGCATGCGCAGGACGGTCGGCTACGCGAAGGTGTACGAGACGGCCGAGGACGCCGAGGACGTCGAACAGGACTACATGCTCGACCGTAACGCCATCGGCGCCGACGAGGACGCCGAGGCCGAAGAGGCGTAA
- a CDS encoding DNA-directed RNA polymerase, which translates to MYKRVRLKDTVEVPPEHLADVTNDRVRKLLQDKLEGRMDEDVGSVVSVVAVHDIGEGAVLPNRPGVYYEAEFDAITFDPDMQEVVDGNVVEVVEFGAFVGIGPVDGLLHVSQISDEYLAYDGENQQLASTESNQTLGVEDAVRVRVVTKSIDERNPRDSKIGLTAKQPGLGKHGWLEDEAAKRDEGDEATAEGS; encoded by the coding sequence ATGTACAAACGGGTACGACTCAAGGACACGGTCGAGGTGCCACCCGAGCACCTGGCCGACGTGACGAACGACAGGGTGCGAAAGCTCCTGCAGGACAAGCTGGAAGGCCGCATGGACGAGGACGTCGGCAGCGTCGTCAGCGTCGTCGCGGTACACGACATCGGCGAGGGCGCGGTGCTGCCGAACCGACCCGGCGTGTACTACGAGGCCGAGTTCGACGCCATCACCTTCGATCCCGACATGCAGGAGGTCGTCGACGGGAACGTGGTGGAGGTCGTCGAGTTCGGCGCCTTCGTCGGCATCGGCCCCGTGGACGGGCTGCTCCACGTCTCCCAGATATCGGACGAATATCTCGCCTACGACGGCGAGAACCAACAGCTCGCGTCGACGGAGTCGAACCAGACCCTCGGCGTCGAGGACGCCGTCCGCGTGCGCGTCGTGACCAAGAGCATCGACGAGCGGAACCCCCGCGACTCGAAGATCGGGCTCACCGCGAAACAGCCCGGCCTCGGCAAGCACGGCTGGCTCGAGGACGAGGCGGCGAAGCGCGACGAGGGCGACGAGGCGACCGCGGAGGGGAGCTAG
- a CDS encoding GTP-dependent dephospho-CoA kinase family protein, producing MLRLPETLRGAFKEPLGPVYVETDALLADAGDPIVAVGDVVTYHLRVAGRDPDVSVLDGRTKREAVSEEIAAVLAGGNPRIEVENPPATLSADMLDALREAIDRDENVVIHVTGEEDLATLPAIVAAPDGASVVYGQPDEGMVLVPVTPETRAEARDLVGRMDGDVEAAFDRLEQR from the coding sequence ATGCTCCGCCTGCCCGAGACCCTCCGCGGCGCGTTCAAGGAGCCGCTCGGCCCGGTGTACGTCGAGACGGACGCGCTGCTCGCGGACGCCGGCGACCCGATCGTCGCGGTCGGCGACGTCGTCACCTACCACCTCCGGGTCGCCGGCCGCGACCCGGACGTCTCGGTCCTCGACGGGAGGACGAAGCGGGAGGCCGTGAGCGAGGAGATCGCCGCGGTGCTCGCCGGCGGGAACCCCCGCATCGAGGTCGAGAACCCGCCGGCGACGCTCTCGGCCGACATGCTCGACGCGCTCCGAGAGGCCATCGACCGGGACGAGAACGTCGTGATCCACGTGACCGGCGAGGAGGACCTCGCGACGCTCCCGGCCATCGTCGCCGCGCCGGATGGCGCGAGCGTCGTCTACGGCCAGCCGGACGAGGGGATGGTGCTCGTTCCGGTTACCCCGGAGACGAGAGCCGAGGCCCGTGACCTCGTCGGGCGCATGGACGGCGACGTGGAGGCGGCGTTCGACCGGCTGGAGCAACGATAG
- a CDS encoding 6-pyruvoyl trahydropterin synthase family protein — MTSRLSGYAGGNTDGLRSDDRVLHVGRDRPIRISAGHRLLHHDGKCRRPHGHNYEIEVRLRGELTGEGWIADKGDVTDVVREWDHRFLVEEGDPLIGAFEATGDGDALVVLDAPPTAEVMSVRLEDRLVEVLPETVSALAVDVRETDELCGGGTLE; from the coding sequence GTGACTAGTAGACTCTCGGGGTACGCGGGTGGGAACACCGACGGCCTCCGCTCGGACGATCGAGTTCTCCACGTCGGCAGGGACAGGCCGATACGGATCTCCGCCGGGCACCGCCTCCTCCACCACGACGGGAAGTGTCGCAGGCCACACGGACACAACTACGAGATCGAGGTCCGACTTCGCGGCGAACTCACCGGGGAGGGGTGGATCGCGGACAAGGGCGACGTCACGGACGTGGTCAGGGAGTGGGACCATCGGTTCCTCGTCGAGGAGGGGGACCCGCTGATCGGGGCCTTCGAGGCCACCGGGGACGGGGACGCGCTCGTGGTGCTCGACGCGCCGCCCACCGCCGAGGTGATGAGCGTTCGCCTCGAGGACCGGCTCGTCGAGGTGCTGCCGGAGACGGTGTCGGCTCTCGCCGTCGACGTCCGCGAGACCGACGAACTGTGCGGCGGGGGGACGCTGGAGTGA
- a CDS encoding restriction endonuclease, whose translation MGGGTIKRRLQGMDNYDFEHFVADLWERQGWNCEVSAASVDAGVDVTATKSTPYAQKKLIQAKRYGPNTTVGGPDVQRYASLKHQQPDADSVVVVTTNSFTGAAEDRARELNVKLVDGDDLAALVVDLEAVDLLDRYAPRSERGGARSDDGPVGDGGGPDDPEAGRPSTADGSGLRDGDGTLSPESSPGWLHRLERARQWHRLVPLGLVLWFVAVGAVGALAGAGGAWTAVADLLGFGVVLPLVVAVPVAWYLDVRYVRAETEWSPAAPRYLLGSLLLAGLPMLYYYYRRYRTIGL comes from the coding sequence ATGGGCGGAGGAACGATCAAGCGGCGTCTACAGGGGATGGACAACTACGACTTCGAGCACTTCGTCGCCGACCTCTGGGAGCGACAGGGGTGGAACTGCGAGGTTTCCGCGGCGAGCGTCGACGCCGGCGTCGACGTGACCGCCACCAAGTCCACCCCGTACGCACAGAAGAAACTGATACAGGCGAAACGCTACGGGCCGAACACCACGGTCGGCGGCCCCGACGTCCAGCGGTACGCCAGCCTCAAACACCAGCAACCGGACGCCGACTCGGTCGTCGTCGTGACCACGAACTCGTTCACGGGTGCCGCGGAGGACCGGGCCCGCGAGTTGAACGTCAAACTCGTCGACGGCGACGACCTCGCCGCCCTCGTCGTCGACCTCGAGGCGGTCGACCTCCTCGACCGCTACGCCCCGCGATCCGAGCGCGGGGGCGCCCGGTCCGACGACGGGCCGGTCGGGGACGGCGGGGGACCCGACGACCCCGAGGCCGGTCGACCCAGCACCGCCGACGGTTCGGGGCTCCGCGACGGCGACGGCACGCTCTCGCCCGAGTCGTCGCCGGGGTGGCTCCACCGCCTCGAACGCGCGCGCCAGTGGCACCGCCTCGTCCCCCTCGGACTCGTCCTCTGGTTCGTCGCCGTCGGCGCCGTCGGCGCGCTCGCCGGCGCTGGCGGCGCGTGGACCGCCGTGGCCGACCTCCTCGGGTTCGGCGTCGTCCTGCCCCTCGTGGTCGCCGTCCCCGTCGCGTGGTACCTGGACGTGCGCTACGTCCGCGCGGAGACGGAGTGGTCGCCCGCCGCCCCGAGGTATCTCCTCGGCAGTCTCCTGCTCGCGGGGCTGCCGATGCTGTACTACTACTACAGGCGGTACAGGACGATCGGCCTCTGA
- a CDS encoding bifunctional N(6)-L-threonylcarbamoyladenine synthase/serine/threonine protein kinase encodes MRVLGIEGTAWCASAAVFDDAGGDVFVESDAYEPDSGGIHPREAAEHMGEAIPQVIARTLARAREEYGPDPIDAVAFSRGPGLGPCLRIVGTAARALSRTLEVPLVGVNHMVAHLEIGRHLSGFDSPVCLNASGANAHLLGYRDGRYRVLGETMDTGVGNALDKFTRHVGWSHPGGPKIEAHAEGGDYVELPYVVKGMDFSFSGIMSAAKAAYDDGVPVEDVCNSLQEHTFAMLTEVAERALSLTGTDELVLGGGVGQNDRLRGMLGEMCAARGAEFYAPEPRFLRDNAGMIAVLGAKMAAAGDVVAVAESAIDPDFRPDEVPVTWRDDGESVSRSVGPVSGSTADGGGTGDAGDDADLRGAEAVVEISGEAVTKRRLPKGYRHPELDASLRRDRTVTEARLLADARKQGVPTPLVWDVDVTEATIRMQRVGERDLAAALTDEHVRTVGGYLARLHAADVVHGDPTTRNVRIDGDRVFLVDFGLGYGSGHVEDHAMDLHVFEQSLEGTAAEPEALVAAFEGGYAAVGEETVLERLRGIEGRGRYQ; translated from the coding sequence ATGCGCGTCCTCGGCATCGAGGGGACGGCGTGGTGTGCGAGCGCCGCCGTCTTCGACGACGCCGGGGGCGACGTTTTCGTCGAGTCCGACGCGTACGAACCCGATAGCGGCGGCATTCATCCGCGGGAGGCCGCCGAACACATGGGCGAGGCGATCCCGCAGGTGATAGCGCGGACGCTGGCCCGCGCACGCGAGGAGTACGGCCCCGACCCGATCGACGCGGTCGCGTTCTCCCGCGGACCGGGGCTCGGCCCCTGCCTCCGCATCGTCGGCACCGCGGCGCGGGCGCTCTCGAGAACCCTCGAGGTGCCCCTCGTCGGCGTGAACCACATGGTGGCCCACCTCGAGATCGGGCGCCACCTGTCCGGCTTCGACTCGCCGGTCTGTCTGAACGCCTCGGGCGCGAACGCCCACCTGCTCGGCTACCGGGACGGTCGGTACCGGGTGCTCGGCGAGACGATGGACACCGGCGTCGGCAACGCGCTCGACAAGTTCACGCGACACGTCGGGTGGAGCCACCCCGGGGGGCCCAAGATCGAGGCCCACGCCGAGGGCGGCGACTACGTCGAACTCCCGTACGTCGTGAAGGGGATGGACTTCTCCTTCTCGGGCATCATGAGCGCCGCGAAGGCGGCCTACGACGACGGCGTCCCCGTCGAGGACGTCTGCAACTCCTTGCAGGAGCACACGTTCGCGATGCTCACGGAGGTGGCCGAGCGGGCGCTGTCGCTCACCGGCACCGACGAACTGGTGCTGGGCGGCGGCGTCGGGCAGAACGACCGCCTCCGCGGGATGCTCGGGGAGATGTGTGCCGCCCGCGGCGCGGAGTTTTACGCGCCGGAACCGCGGTTCCTGCGGGACAACGCCGGGATGATCGCCGTGCTCGGCGCGAAGATGGCCGCGGCCGGAGACGTCGTGGCCGTGGCCGAGTCGGCGATCGACCCCGACTTCCGACCCGACGAGGTGCCGGTGACCTGGCGCGACGACGGGGAGTCGGTGTCGCGGAGCGTGGGTCCGGTCAGTGGCTCGACCGCGGACGGCGGCGGGACCGGCGACGCGGGCGACGACGCCGATCTCCGCGGCGCGGAGGCGGTCGTCGAGATCTCGGGCGAGGCGGTGACGAAGCGGCGCCTCCCGAAGGGGTATCGCCACCCGGAGCTGGACGCGTCGCTGCGGCGCGATCGGACCGTCACGGAGGCGCGTTTGCTCGCGGACGCCCGGAAGCAGGGGGTTCCGACGCCGCTCGTGTGGGACGTGGACGTGACGGAGGCGACGATCCGAATGCAGCGCGTGGGGGAGCGGGACCTCGCGGCGGCGCTCACCGACGAGCACGTCCGGACGGTGGGCGGGTATCTCGCGCGGTTGCACGCGGCCGACGTGGTGCACGGCGACCCCACGACGCGGAACGTCCGGATCGACGGCGACCGTGTCTTCCTCGTCGACTTCGGACTCGGCTACGGGTCTGGCCACGTCGAGGACCACGCGATGGACCTCCACGTGTTCGAGCAGTCGCTGGAGGGAACGGCGGCGGAGCCCGAGGCGCTCGTCGCGGCGTTCGAGGGGGGGTACGCGGCGGTGGGGGAGGAGACGGTGCTGGAGCGACTCCGCGGCATCGAGGGGCGCGGCCGCTACCAGTAG
- a CDS encoding 30S ribosomal protein S19e, whose amino-acid sequence MVTLYDVPAADLIEEVADRLEERIEEPEWAGFTKTGTGRELPPQQEDFWFVRTASLLRKVADNGPIGVERLATGYGGSKGGSTRYRVSPAEHAAGSRKIIRVALQQLEEEGFVETAKGEGRRITDEGRAFLDEAAGDVLEGLDRPELERYA is encoded by the coding sequence ATGGTCACTCTCTACGACGTCCCGGCGGCGGACCTCATCGAGGAGGTCGCCGACCGGCTCGAGGAGCGCATCGAGGAGCCGGAGTGGGCCGGCTTCACGAAGACGGGGACGGGCCGCGAACTCCCGCCCCAGCAGGAGGACTTCTGGTTCGTCCGGACCGCCTCCCTGCTCCGGAAGGTCGCCGACAACGGCCCCATCGGCGTCGAGCGGCTCGCCACCGGGTACGGTGGCTCCAAGGGCGGCTCGACGCGCTACCGCGTCTCCCCCGCCGAGCACGCCGCCGGCTCGCGGAAGATCATCCGGGTGGCGCTCCAGCAGCTCGAGGAGGAGGGCTTCGTCGAGACCGCCAAGGGCGAGGGCCGCCGGATCACCGACGAGGGTCGCGCGTTCCTCGACGAGGCCGCAGGCGACGTGCTGGAGGGCCTCGACCGGCCGGAGCTCGAACGCTACGCGTAG
- the thiL gene encoding thiamine-phosphate kinase gives MDEREALSLLAAELPGAGDDCAVVDGRVLTTDMLHESADFPDGVTRYTAGWRSVGASLSDVAAMGADAEAAVAAYAAPSFDAGEIRAYVRGARDVCEAVGAEYVGGDLDRTDEFTVATTVVGAAADPVLRSGASPGEVVCVTGALGRTAAALRFFERAAAGDPGGARDAAGAGNAGNSPAAVERGNDLFRFTPRVAAGRALRSHATAMMDSSDGLARSLHQLSEASDCGFSIREADVPVHPAVDEVTSGEGERREAALFLGEDFELVFAVPEGEFDAAREASPTPLARIGDVTESGIEMDGEPLPDRGYDH, from the coding sequence ATGGACGAACGCGAGGCGCTGTCGTTGCTCGCCGCGGAGCTCCCCGGCGCGGGCGACGACTGCGCGGTCGTCGACGGCCGCGTGCTCACGACCGACATGCTCCACGAGTCGGCCGACTTCCCGGACGGCGTCACCCGCTACACCGCCGGCTGGCGCTCGGTCGGCGCCTCGCTCTCGGACGTGGCGGCGATGGGCGCGGACGCGGAGGCGGCCGTCGCGGCCTACGCCGCCCCCTCCTTCGACGCCGGGGAAATCCGGGCGTACGTGCGCGGCGCCCGCGACGTCTGCGAGGCGGTCGGCGCCGAGTACGTCGGCGGCGACCTCGACCGGACGGACGAGTTCACCGTCGCGACGACCGTCGTCGGCGCCGCCGCCGACCCCGTGCTCCGATCGGGCGCGAGCCCCGGCGAGGTCGTCTGTGTCACCGGTGCGCTGGGGCGGACCGCCGCCGCGCTCCGGTTCTTCGAGCGCGCGGCGGCCGGCGACCCGGGGGGCGCGAGGGACGCCGCTGGCGCAGGGAACGCCGGGAACTCGCCGGCGGCGGTCGAGCGCGGGAACGACCTGTTCCGGTTCACCCCCCGCGTCGCGGCCGGGCGGGCGCTCCGCTCGCACGCGACCGCGATGATGGACTCCAGCGACGGGCTGGCGCGCTCGCTCCACCAGCTCTCCGAGGCGAGCGACTGCGGCTTCTCGATCCGGGAGGCCGACGTGCCGGTCCACCCGGCCGTGGACGAGGTCACGAGCGGCGAGGGGGAGCGCCGCGAGGCGGCGCTGTTCCTCGGCGAGGACTTCGAACTCGTGTTCGCGGTGCCGGAGGGGGAGTTCGACGCGGCGCGGGAGGCGTCGCCGACGCCCCTGGCGCGCATCGGCGACGTCACCGAGTCGGGGATCGAGATGGACGGCGAACCGCTTCCCGACCGCGGGTACGACCACTGA
- a CDS encoding lysylphosphatidylglycerol synthase transmembrane domain-containing protein codes for MDRDQLRATVLGFGAAAVVLATMLHLVGVDELLAELSRARTGLVLVVVGLTVAWLLAWSFALRTVLGVLGVRTSVGKSFLVFNGAMFSNNVTPFGQAGGEPVTALLISKMTDTEYERGLAAIASVDTLNFVPSITLALVGAAYFATETTFGTRLRVATGVVVLLAVAVPGLVYLGWRHRYSLEHRVVSALTPVVRRLAGLVPGVPVPDPDAIESRIGHFFGAIERVATDREAIALSLGASTLGWGCQMLGLWVAFEAIGASVPLSAMLFVVPMGAIAGATPLPGGVGGIEAVLVAVLAALPGVNVGAGTALAAVVIYRGAVFWIPVLVGGAVVGVVGADGLG; via the coding sequence ATGGACCGCGACCAGCTCCGCGCCACCGTCCTGGGCTTCGGTGCCGCGGCCGTGGTCCTCGCGACGATGCTCCACCTCGTCGGCGTCGATGAACTGCTCGCGGAGCTCTCGCGGGCCAGGACGGGGCTGGTGCTGGTCGTCGTCGGGCTGACGGTCGCCTGGCTCCTCGCCTGGTCGTTCGCGCTCCGGACCGTCCTCGGCGTGCTCGGCGTGCGGACGTCGGTCGGCAAGTCGTTTCTCGTGTTCAACGGCGCGATGTTCTCGAACAACGTGACGCCGTTCGGGCAGGCCGGCGGCGAGCCGGTGACGGCGCTGCTCATCTCGAAGATGACCGACACCGAGTACGAGCGCGGGCTGGCGGCCATCGCGAGCGTGGACACGCTGAACTTCGTCCCCTCCATCACGCTCGCGCTCGTCGGCGCGGCCTACTTCGCGACGGAGACGACGTTCGGCACCCGGCTCCGGGTCGCCACCGGCGTCGTCGTGCTCCTCGCCGTGGCGGTGCCGGGGCTCGTGTATCTGGGGTGGCGGCACAGGTATAGCCTGGAGCACCGCGTCGTCTCGGCGCTCACGCCGGTCGTCCGCCGGCTGGCGGGGCTGGTCCCCGGCGTCCCCGTCCCCGACCCGGACGCCATCGAGTCCCGCATCGGCCACTTCTTCGGCGCCATCGAGCGCGTCGCGACCGACCGCGAGGCCATCGCCCTCTCGCTCGGAGCCTCGACGCTCGGCTGGGGCTGCCAGATGCTCGGGCTCTGGGTCGCCTTCGAGGCCATCGGCGCGTCGGTCCCGCTCTCGGCGATGCTGTTCGTCGTGCCGATGGGCGCCATCGCGGGCGCCACCCCGTTGCCGGGCGGCGTGGGCGGCATCGAGGCGGTGCTCGTCGCCGTGCTGGCGGCGCTCCCGGGCGTGAACGTCGGCGCGGGGACGGCCCTCGCGGCGGTCGTCATCTACCGCGGCGCGGTGTTCTGGATCCCCGTGCTCGTCGGCGGGGCCGTCGTGGGCGTCGTGGGCGCGGACGGACTCGGGTGA
- the spt4 gene encoding transcription elongation factor subunit Spt4: protein MAEDRLACRECHYVNDPDSQTCDNCGSSSLTEDWAGYIIITHPEQSEIAPEMNVTKAGSYALKVR, encoded by the coding sequence ATGGCCGAGGACCGGCTCGCGTGCCGCGAGTGCCACTACGTGAACGACCCCGACAGCCAGACCTGCGACAACTGTGGCTCCTCCTCGCTCACGGAGGACTGGGCCGGCTACATCATCATCACCCATCCCGAGCAGTCCGAGATCGCCCCCGAGATGAACGTGACCAAGGCGGGCAGCTACGCGCTGAAGGTCCGCTGA
- a CDS encoding pyridoxamine 5'-phosphate oxidase family protein has product MNGPFTYTAGMDEAEVEAALGDAGTAVLALADGDRAYAVPVSYARADGDLVVRLTDDGDATKLAFLDATEEVVVLVYDDDPKEGWSVQIRGRLVRLEESAARRVRDRFDPFRVFDEDLVDLDVRLYRVDPTARAGRRVAR; this is encoded by the coding sequence ATGAACGGCCCGTTCACTTACACGGCGGGAATGGACGAGGCGGAGGTCGAGGCCGCACTCGGCGACGCCGGTACCGCGGTGCTCGCGCTCGCCGACGGGGACCGTGCCTACGCCGTCCCGGTCTCCTACGCCCGGGCGGACGGCGACCTCGTCGTCAGGCTCACCGACGACGGCGACGCGACCAAACTGGCCTTCCTCGACGCCACCGAGGAGGTCGTCGTCCTCGTCTACGACGACGACCCGAAGGAGGGCTGGTCCGTCCAGATCCGGGGTCGGCTCGTCCGCCTCGAGGAGTCGGCGGCCCGGCGGGTCCGTGACCGGTTCGACCCGTTCCGGGTGTTCGACGAGGACCTCGTCGACCTCGACGTCCGGCTCTACCGGGTCGATCCGACCGCCAGGGCCGGTCGACGGGTGGCGCGATAG